Within the Pirellulales bacterium genome, the region GTCACTGCTGCCGCCGCCAACTTACGATCGACGCCGAACCAAGGGGATGGATCAAGCGCGCTGGCGCAGCGGAGCAACTCTTTTCGCGAGCGCGTGCAATGGAACGACGTTCGGGTACGGCGGAATCGAATAGCCGACAAAGACGCGCGTCATGTTCGGTGCCGTCGAGCTATCTTCGAGCGCTTGAAACGGCTCGACCATGTGTAAGCGCGAGAGCAGCTTCGCGATTCTCCTCGAGCCAACCGCCTTCGCAGGATGCAGGGCCAGATTGTCGCCGACCTGCTCTTGGACCTTTCCGTTGCACACGAAGAGGTTCGGAACGATCAGCTCGTCCTCGGGATTATTCCAGATCGTCAATGCCGCGAGGAACGGCTGCTCGGGAATCTCATACCAGATCAATGCCTTCAAGAATTTTAATGCGAACCGCAGCAATGCCGCATCGGCCTGTTCGCGGCCAAACTCGCGCAGAAATGCAACATCCTTGAACCTCGAAAAGAAAGGGACTTCGTCGAAAAAGCCATTCCTGTGATATTGAGAAAGGTCGGCTAATCCTTCCTTCTCAACCACTTTCCAAAGTTTCGACTCATAATCACCGTTCGGCTTCATACATTCCATCCCGCGTCGCGGAGAAAATCGGCTTGCTTCTCGGTCAAAGTTCCGCGACCAAGTTTCCATGTGCCGTCGATATTGATCGCCGTACTTCCCGCGCCCGATCCGAGGTGAGCGTGCCACTGCTCGCCCGCCACTCTTGGAGGATCGATTCGATGAATGCCTTGCGCTCCCTGACCTTTCCGGACCATGCTCGCGGCT harbors:
- a CDS encoding Imm15 family immunity protein, producing the protein MKPNGDYESKLWKVVEKEGLADLSQYHRNGFFDEVPFFSRFKDVAFLREFGREQADAALLRFALKFLKALIWYEIPEQPFLAALTIWNNPEDELIVPNLFVCNGKVQEQVGDNLALHPAKAVGSRRIAKLLSRLHMVEPFQALEDSSTAPNMTRVFVGYSIPPYPNVVPLHALAKRVAPLRQRA